CAATTGGGTTGACTGTTGTTTCTTATGGTGCTGCCAGATTCGGGGCAGTTTTATTTGGTGAGCTAAGAAATGCTGTCTTTGCTCGTGTGGCTCAGAATGCTATCAGAACTGTTTCTTTAGAAACTTTTAAACATTTAATGAAACTCGATCTTGGTTGGCATTTGAGCAGACAAACGGGAGGATTAACCAGAGCAATGGACAGAGGTACTAAAGGTATCTCTTACGTCCTACAAGCGATGGTGTTTCATATTATTCCCATCGCATTTGAGATATCAGTGGTTTGCGGAATTTTGACATATCAATTCGGGGCTTCCTTTGCTGGTATAACTTTCACTACAATGTTATTATACTGTATTTTTACATTCAAGACGACGGCCTGGAGAACAGAATTCAGACGGGAGGCTAATAGAGCAGATAACAAGGGTGCAAGTGTAGCACTcgattctttgataaattttgaggctgtaaaatattttaataACGAGAATTATCTTGCCAATAAGTATCATGATTCTTTGCTGAAATATCGAGACTCGCAGATTAAAGTTGCTCAGTCGCTAgcctttttgaattcaggTCAGAATTTGATATTCACGTCTGCTTTAACTGCAATGATGTACATGGGATGCACCGGTGTCATTGGTGGAGATTTAACCGTAGGTGACCTAGTATTGATCAACCAGTTGGTTTTTCAACTCTCAGTGCCACTGAACTTTTTGGGCAGTGTGTACCGTGAACTGAAACAGTCATTGATCGATATGGAGTCTCTATTCAAACTAAGAGAAAATCCTataagaataaaaaatgttgaaagaCCACTAATGTTGCCTGCGGGCAAAGGCCCGTTAGAGATCAGATTTGAAAACGTCACATTTGGATACGATACCAAGAGAAAGATCCTCAGGAATGCATCATTTGTACTACCCGGAGGTTTGAAAACTGCTATTGTTGGCCCATCTGGCAGTGGCAAGTCTACCATATTGAAGTTGGTTTTCCGCTTTTACGATCCAGAACAAGGAAGGATACTAATAAATGGTACAGATATCCGAGAATACGATATTGATTCTTTAAGACGCGTGATGGGTGTGGTACCACAAGATACTCCACTGTTTAACGATACTATTTGGGAGAACGTCAGGTTTGGGCGGATCGATGCTACGGACAAGGAAGTCACcgaagcaattgaaaaagcgCAATTGAGTGGTTTAATGCACAAGCTACCGGCGGGATCAAATACAATTGTCGGCGAAAGAGGCCTGATGATCAGCGGCGGAGAAAAGCAAAGACTAGCAATTGCAAGAGTACTTCTTAAAAATGCCGACATAATGTTTTTTGACGAAGCCACAAGTGCCCTAGACACCCACACCGAGCAGTCGCTTCTTAAGACTATAAGGAACAATTTCgacaaaaattcaaaaacgaGTATCTATATCGCTCACAGACTGCGGACTATTGCAGACGCCGACAAAATCATCGTGCTCGAAGACGGTTCtgtcaaagaagaaggaaagCATTCAGAACTCTTAGGGAAACCAGATTCTCTTTACAGAGAGCTTTGGAACATCCAAGAAAATCTCGACATGTTAGCAGAAGAAATTAAGGAGGAAGAGAGCCAGGAGAGCCATCTTGGAAAAGATTAGCCGTAGCAAAATTAAGTCTAGCTTGTAAG
This Zygotorulaspora mrakii chromosome 5, complete sequence DNA region includes the following protein-coding sequences:
- the ATM1 gene encoding ATP-binding cassette Fe/S cluster precursor transporter ATM1 (similar to Saccharomyces cerevisiae ATM1 (YMR301C); ancestral locus Anc_5.20), with translation MLRVGHPLLREPLIFVPHRLIGRGPLKLKVAFFSSARTLNLSKKNGYLLQKSKGNLVSKSIDQTKVLSSKPKADKSGSRAPTISELKILKNLFHYIWPRGNSKVKSRVIFAIALLISAKLLNVQVPFFFKQTVDSMNVDWSDATVALPAAIGLTVVSYGAARFGAVLFGELRNAVFARVAQNAIRTVSLETFKHLMKLDLGWHLSRQTGGLTRAMDRGTKGISYVLQAMVFHIIPIAFEISVVCGILTYQFGASFAGITFTTMLLYCIFTFKTTAWRTEFRREANRADNKGASVALDSLINFEAVKYFNNENYLANKYHDSLLKYRDSQIKVAQSLAFLNSGQNLIFTSALTAMMYMGCTGVIGGDLTVGDLVLINQLVFQLSVPLNFLGSVYRELKQSLIDMESLFKLRENPIRIKNVERPLMLPAGKGPLEIRFENVTFGYDTKRKILRNASFVLPGGLKTAIVGPSGSGKSTILKLVFRFYDPEQGRILINGTDIREYDIDSLRRVMGVVPQDTPLFNDTIWENVRFGRIDATDKEVTEAIEKAQLSGLMHKLPAGSNTIVGERGLMISGGEKQRLAIARVLLKNADIMFFDEATSALDTHTEQSLLKTIRNNFDKNSKTSIYIAHRLRTIADADKIIVLEDGSVKEEGKHSELLGKPDSLYRELWNIQENLDMLAEEIKEEESQESHLGKD